ATATAAGTAGTTATTTATAGGGGATATCTTTTATGTTTCAGCACTCAGCACTCAGCACTCTTAAATAGAGAAAAAGGTTTTACCCTTATTGAGTTATCAATAGTTATCGTGATAATCGGTCTTATTGTTGCCGCCGTAGTTGGCGGGCAAAATCTTGTGAAGCAGGCTAAGCTACGAGGTGTTATAACGGACGTAAATAAATATAAGGTTGCACACAATACATTCCGTTTAGAATATGGTGGAATAGCGGGGGATTTGCGTAATGCATATAGTTATTTTGGAGCTTCTTGTTCTGATACTGGTGCTAACGACGATGATAAATGTAGTGGAAATGGTAATAAACGAGTGGAACTTGTCTCGGATGCTGATGAAAATGAGGCGTATAGGTATTGGCAGCATCTTTCATTGGCGAGTCTAATTGAAGGAAGTTATACCGGTCTAGCACCTACAGCAGGAAGGCAGGCTGATATAGGTATAAATGTTCCTGCTACTAAATTTGAAAATGTTGGTTGGTATTTTGATTACAGTGATTCCAATGGAGTCTGGTCTTCTGATAAGAATGGATTTGGACTTGGTAAATTTAGAGCGAATACAGCACCTACGGCAGCTTGGATAAATCCTAAAGACGCAAAATCTATTGATGAAAAAATAGATGATGGGGAGTGGCAGACTGGTTGGGTTGCTGTAAGCCATGGTACTTTTGCTACAGAAGATTGTGCCGGTGGAGGTTTCCCCCCAAATACATCGCTGGACTGGTCGTTATCTGATACAACGGATAGTTGTTACATGCGTTTCATGGCAGATTGATTGCCCCTTCTGTGTCTATATTATAACCTGACAGCAATGCCTTTTTCTTGCATGTGTTTTTTTACTTCTTCAATTCTGTACTCTCCGAAGTGGAAAATTGATGCGGCAAGAAGGGCGGAGGCATGACCTTCCTTAACTCCGTCTACAAAGTCATCAGGCTTGCCCACACCGCCCGATGCAATAACCGGAACCGTTACCGCATCAGCTATGGCACGGGTTATCTTATTATCAAAACCCTGCTTAGTGCCGTCCCTATCCATTGAGGTAAGTAATATTTCTCCTGCACCTAGGCTCACCATTTTTTTAGCCCAACCGATTGCATCTATGCCCGTGGCTTTACGTCCGCCATGTGTGAAAATCTCGTATTTTCCCTCGCCGGTGGATTTTGCGTCAATTGCTACCACTATGCACTGCGAACCGAATTTATCGGCGGCATCTTTTACCAGTTGAGGATTGGTAACGGCAGCGGTATTTATCGCCACTTTATCCGCTCCCGCCAAAAGAAGCTTCCTCACATCATCAACCGAGCGTACCCCTCCGCCAACCGTCAGCGGCATAAAGCATTGCTCGGCAACACGTGTGATAACGTCATACATGGTATCACGGTTATCACTTGATGCGGTTATATCCAAAAAACATAACTCGTCCGCCCCCTGTTTATCATAAACTTTTGCCTGCTCTACAGGGTCGCCCGCATCTATCAGGTCAACGAAGTTAACGCCTTTTACTACACGTCCGTCTTTTACGTCTAGGCAGGGTATGATTCTGGTTTTTAGCATTTATTTTATTAGTGTTAGTGTTAAGTGTTAGTGTTAAGTGTCATTTTTACGAATTTTATCGGGAGAATAAAATTATAATGGAATCCACAGTCCTAATAACACTTGTGGATAAATCAATCAGGCGGCTATCTGCAATGCCCTTGCTATATCTATCTTTCCTTCATAAATAGCCCTGCCTACTATCACACCGGCAACGCCTGAACCCTCAATATCTTTTACCGCCTGTATATCTTCGGTACATGACATTCCTCCGGAGGCTATTACAGGAATATTAACCGATTCGGCAAGTTGCCTTGTGCCTGAAAGGTCGGGACCTGTCATCAGTCCGTCACGGTTGATATCTGTATAAATTATTGCGGCAACTCCTGCATCTTCAAATTTTCGGGCTAAATCTATCACCGAAATATCCGAGGTTTCCGCCCAGCCTTCTACGGCAACCATACCGCTTTTGCCGTCAATGCCGACAACTATCCGGTTGGGGAATTTTTTACATGCTTCCTTCACAAGTTCAGAGTTCTTTAAAGCGATTGTGCCGAGTATTACACGGGCAACTCCCGCATCAAGCCATTTTTGTATAGTGGCTATGTCCCTTATACCGCCGCCTAGCTGAACCGACATTTTGCCGCCCAGTTCATTTAAAACGGATTTTACCGCATCAATATTCACAGGTTTTCCGTCAAACGCTCCGTTTAAATCAACTATATGCAGCCAGTTAAAACCTTGTGAAAAAAAAGTAGCAGCCTGATTGGAAGGGCTTTCATTAAAAACCGTAACTTTATCCATCTCGCCTTTTTGCAGGCGTACACATTGTCCGTCTTTTAAGTCTATTGCAGGAAAAATAATCATAACTTTTGCGGTGTTAAGTGTTAATTTTGAGTGTTAATTATATTAATATAGTGAAAATTTCAAGTATAATCCTTGCACTATCTTTCTTATAACGTATATATTACTTTTTCGGAGATAAAATGTAGAAGGGGACATAAAAAATGCCGATAATGCCGGATAAATGGATTAGGGAACAAGCGTTAGAAAACGATATGATAACGCCGTTTGAGGAAAAACAGCAACGTCAGGGTGTAATATCATACGGAGTGTCGTCATACGGATATGACGCACGAGTATCTAACGAGTTCAAAATATTTACCAATATAGATTCGTCTATAGTAGACCCTAAGCAGTTTTGCCAAAAGGGCTTTGTAGACAGGACGGAAGATGTTTGTGTTATACCGCCTAACAGCTTTGCTTTGGCAAGGACGGTGGAATATTTCAAGATACCGAGGGATATGCTTGTTATATGTGTGGGTAAGTCAACCTATGCAAGATGCGGCATCATTGTGAACGTTACCCCCCTTGAGCCGGAGTGGGAAGGACATGTAACCTTGGAATTTTCAAATACCACCCCTCTTCCTGCAAAAATATATGCTAATGAGGGAGCCTGTCAGTTTCTTTTCTTTAAGGCGGATTCGGTTTGCGAAACCTCTTATGCAGATAAGGCCGGAAAATATATGGGACAGCTTGGTGTAACGCTGCCTAGAATAGACGGTAAACAGGAAAATATACTAGACCCGAAGGTGTTAGTTAATGGATAAAATAAAGATAAACGGAGGCATACCCCTTAAAGGTGAAGTGAAAATAGGCGGTGCAAAAAATGCCGCACTGCCTTTAATGGCAGCGGCAATGCTTACGGAAGGTCGCCTTAAATTAAATAACCTGCCGCATATTGCGGATATTTCCACTATGGCAAACCTGCTTGTTCAACACGGTGTGGATATGGAACTGGACGGCATGGAAGGTAATGCAGGAGGCGGCATTATATCACTTTGTGCCGAAAACATAAAAAGCTTTGAAGCCCCATACGATATCGTAAGGAAAATGCGGGCTTCCGTTCTGGTTTTAGGACCTTTGCTTGCAAGGTTCGGTGACGCTAAGGTTTCTTTGCCCGGAGGCTGTGCTATAGGGACACGCCCGATTGACCTTCACCTACAGGCATTTGAAAAAATGGGTGCAAAAATAGAACTGGAAGAAGGCTATATAAAAGCATCGGTTAAGGGGAAATTAAGGGGTGCGGAAATACATTTTGAAAAAGTCTCGGTAGGTGCTACTGAAAATATTATGATGGCAGCCTGTCTTGCTGACGGAGAAACCACAATCATTAATGCGGCACAGGAGCCTGAAGTTGTAGACCTTGCCCGATGCCTTGTTAAAATGGGTGCAAAAATAACAGGCATAGGAACAGGCACTCTGAAAATAGAAGGCTTGGAAAAATTAAACGGAGCCGAGCATTCGGTTATAAGTGACCGTATTGAAGCCGGAAGCTATATGATAGCTGCCGCAATAACAAACGGGGACATAAAGTTATATGGTGTTGATTTGTCAATTATGGAATCAACAATTGAAAGGCTGACGGCAGCAGGAGTTCTGATAGAGGAGCTTTCCGATAATTCGGTTAGAGCGACACGTAAACAAGGTACGCTAAAAAGTGTCGATGCCATTACTTTGCCGTATCCGGGGTTTCCGACCGATATGCAGGCTCAGTTTATGGCGTTGATGTGTCTTGCCGAGGGTAACTCGATTATAAACGAAACCATCTTTGAAAACAGGTTTATGCATGTATCGGAACTAACCCGTATGGGAGCCGATATTTCTATAGAAGGACATAAAGCTCTGGTAAAAGGCGTTGCCGAGCTACAAGGAGCGGAACTTATGGCTACCGACCTGCGTGCATCCGTGTCATTAGTGCTGGCAGCACTGGCAGCAAAAGGACAGACCGTGATAAACAGGGTTTATCATATCGATAGGGGATATGAACGTATTGAAGAAAAACTGATGATGCTTGGTGCTGATATTGAGCGGATAAAATAAGATAATGTAAATATTCGCCTATGACCGAATCTACCTACAAAGAACACTGCTAGGTTATGCTATGAGAATATATCATTGCATAATTATTATCTTTGGGGTAGATTTGAACGGGTCGTTAAATAGTCGGCTTTTTTTGCCGTAGTTCCAAAAATTTTTAGGATAATTAATTATGAATAAACAGTTTTACAGAATATTCCTGATTTTAGTTGTTAGTTTTTTTACAACATCTGCACAAGCGAGTTCTAAAGATACAATAAAGCTGCTTGACCTTTTTGGAGATGTTTTTGACAAGGTTAAGAGGGACTATGTAGAGGAAGTTGACGATAAAGAATTGGTAGAATCCGCTATTAACGGTATGCTTTCATCTCTTGACCCGCATTCAAGCTATCTTAATGAAAACGATTTCGATGAAATGAGAATACAGACCAGAGGGGAGTTCGGCGGTCTTGGTATTGAGGTTACTATGGAAAACGGGTTGGTAAAGGTTGTTTCCCCTATTGATGATACGCCTGCATATCGTGCGGGATTAGAGGCAGGAGATTATATCAGCCAGATAGACGGCGAGGCGGTTATGGGAACTACGCTTTCCGAAGCTGTTGATAAAATGAGAGGTAAGCCCGGAACGGAGATAGAGCTTACCGTTTTGCGTGAAGGTGAAAATGAGCCGCTTACATTCAATATTAAAAGAGATATCATAAAAATAAAATCGGTTCGTGCCAGAAAAGAAGGTGATGATATCGTATATGCAAGGATTACATCTTTTTCCGAGACCACGGCTGATAGTTTGAAACGTGAAGTGAAAAAGTTAAAAAGTGAAATAGGTGATGAGAAGTTCAAGGGAGTAGTGCTTGACCTTAGAAATAATCCGGGTGGATTGCTTGATCAGGCTATAGAAGTGTCGGATGCTTTCCTTGATAAAGGTGAGATAGTGTCTACCGGCGGAAGAGTGCCTGACAGCAATAAAAGATTTAATGCGTCACGCGGCGACATCATTGACGGCAAACCGATAGTGGTAATGATAAACGGCGGTTCGGCATCTGCTTCCGAGATTGTTTCGGGTGCGTTACAG
The Alphaproteobacteria bacterium CG11_big_fil_rev_8_21_14_0_20_39_49 DNA segment above includes these coding regions:
- a CDS encoding imidazole glycerol phosphate synthase subunit HisF, which encodes MLKTRIIPCLDVKDGRVVKGVNFVDLIDAGDPVEQAKVYDKQGADELCFLDITASSDNRDTMYDVITRVAEQCFMPLTVGGGVRSVDDVRKLLLAGADKVAINTAAVTNPQLVKDAADKFGSQCIVVAIDAKSTGEGKYEIFTHGGRKATGIDAIGWAKKMVSLGAGEILLTSMDRDGTKQGFDNKITRAIADAVTVPVIASGGVGKPDDFVDGVKEGHASALLAASIFHFGEYRIEEVKKHMQEKGIAVRL
- the hisA gene encoding 1-(5-phosphoribosyl)-5-[(5-phosphoribosylamino)methylideneamino]imidazole-4-carboxamide isomerase translates to MIIFPAIDLKDGQCVRLQKGEMDKVTVFNESPSNQAATFFSQGFNWLHIVDLNGAFDGKPVNIDAVKSVLNELGGKMSVQLGGGIRDIATIQKWLDAGVARVILGTIALKNSELVKEACKKFPNRIVVGIDGKSGMVAVEGWAETSDISVIDLARKFEDAGVAAIIYTDINRDGLMTGPDLSGTRQLAESVNIPVIASGGMSCTEDIQAVKDIEGSGVAGVIVGRAIYEGKIDIARALQIAA
- a CDS encoding dCTP deaminase is translated as MPIMPDKWIREQALENDMITPFEEKQQRQGVISYGVSSYGYDARVSNEFKIFTNIDSSIVDPKQFCQKGFVDRTEDVCVIPPNSFALARTVEYFKIPRDMLVICVGKSTYARCGIIVNVTPLEPEWEGHVTLEFSNTTPLPAKIYANEGACQFLFFKADSVCETSYADKAGKYMGQLGVTLPRIDGKQENILDPKVLVNG
- the murA gene encoding UDP-N-acetylglucosamine 1-carboxyvinyltransferase; this encodes MDKIKINGGIPLKGEVKIGGAKNAALPLMAAAMLTEGRLKLNNLPHIADISTMANLLVQHGVDMELDGMEGNAGGGIISLCAENIKSFEAPYDIVRKMRASVLVLGPLLARFGDAKVSLPGGCAIGTRPIDLHLQAFEKMGAKIELEEGYIKASVKGKLRGAEIHFEKVSVGATENIMMAACLADGETTIINAAQEPEVVDLARCLVKMGAKITGIGTGTLKIEGLEKLNGAEHSVISDRIEAGSYMIAAAITNGDIKLYGVDLSIMESTIERLTAAGVLIEELSDNSVRATRKQGTLKSVDAITLPYPGFPTDMQAQFMALMCLAEGNSIINETIFENRFMHVSELTRMGADISIEGHKALVKGVAELQGAELMATDLRASVSLVLAALAAKGQTVINRVYHIDRGYERIEEKLMMLGADIERIK
- a CDS encoding peptidase S41, giving the protein MNKQFYRIFLILVVSFFTTSAQASSKDTIKLLDLFGDVFDKVKRDYVEEVDDKELVESAINGMLSSLDPHSSYLNENDFDEMRIQTRGEFGGLGIEVTMENGLVKVVSPIDDTPAYRAGLEAGDYISQIDGEAVMGTTLSEAVDKMRGKPGTEIELTVLREGENEPLTFNIKRDIIKIKSVRARKEGDDIVYARITSFSETTADSLKREVKKLKSEIGDEKFKGVVLDLRNNPGGLLDQAIEVSDAFLDKGEIVSTGGRVPDSNKRFNASRGDIIDGKPIVVMINGGSASASEIVSGALQDHKRGIVIGTKSFGKGSVQTVIPLSASKGAMRLTTSRYYTPAGRSIQAEGIEPDIIVEQAKLEEIKARKMSSEANLRKHLKNNNGGSGGSENSDASKTAEGEKEDTESVYEKDYQLGRALDLLRGIHIYNESKM